Genomic DNA from Vicia villosa cultivar HV-30 ecotype Madison, WI unplaced genomic scaffold, Vvil1.0 ctg.001013F_1_1, whole genome shotgun sequence:
ggagaagggaaagaagactgTTTATCTTGGACATCGAAGATTTCTTAAACGTAACCACCCATATCGAAGATTAAAAAAGGCTTTTAATGGATATCAAGAGTATAAGGTTGCCCCGAAGGCCTTAACTGGAGAAGAAGTCTATCACCGGGTGAGGAACATAAGTGTTAGttttggaaaaaaacaaaaaaaagttacAAATAGTAATATATGGAAGAAGAGGTCCGTATTCTTTGACCTTCCATATTGGTCTAGTCTTGATGTAAGACATTGTATTGATGTAATGCACGTGGAGAAAAATGTGTGTGATAGTGTAATTGGAACACTTCTCAACATTCAAGGTAAGACAAAGGATGGTTTAAACTCTCGTTTAGATATGGTTAATATGAAAATAAGAGAAGAGTTAGCTCCAGAACCAAGAGGTACCAAAATGTATTTACCACCGGCATGCCATACATTGttaaaagaagagaaaataagattTTGTGAGTGTCTACAAGGTGTGAAAGTGCCCAATGGCTACTCCTCAAATGTCAAAAGTCTGGTGTCAATACAAGATCTCAAACTAATTGGCTTGAAATCTCATGATTGTCACATTTTGATGCAACAACTACTACCTGTGGCTATTCGTGGCATCTTACCCAAAAATGTCCGACATGCCATAACTAGATTGTGCTTTTTCTTTAATGATATATGCAACAAAGTGATTGACCCTGATAAATTGGATGAGATGGAAAATGAGTCTATTGTTATTTTGTGTCAGTTGGAGATGTTTTTTCCTCCTTCATTTTTTGACAtcatggttcacttaatagtccATCTAGTTAGAGAGATTAAAGTGTGTGGCCCTGTTTATTTAAGATGGATGTATCCTTTTGAACGGTACATGAAGATATTGAAAAGCTATGTGAAGAATCATTATCGTCCGGAGGCATCTATTGTTGAAAGGTACATCACAGAAGAAGCCATTGAGTTTTGTACAGAGTATTTGTCACATGCAAAACCTGTAGGATTACCTAAGTCTCGTCACGACGGAAGATGTGATGGTAAGGGTACACATCTAAAGGTTAAGCATATGGGTGAAGGGGAAGTTTTTAAAGCACATttgtatatattaaataacaCTGATGAGGTTCAACCATACTTGAGTACACATAAAACCATTGTCAAAGCCAAAAACCCTCGAATGTCAGAAAAATGGGTGTTGAAAGAGCATAACAATACATTCTCAAAATGGTTTAAAACCAAGATTATGAATGACAATAATGCTTCGGATACATTAAAGTTTTTAGCTTATGAGCCTAGCTTTAATGTCTTATGTTGGGGTGGATAcgatataaataaattttctttttctacaAAATCGCAGGATGATAAGAGTACCATGCAAAATAGTGGGGTAATGATAATGGCTTCCTCAATGCACTTCTCTAGTTCAAAGGATAAAAATCCCATCTTGGCATCCATAGCCTATTTTGGTGTTATAGAAGAGATATGGGAGCTAAATTATGTGAAGTTTAAAGTTCCTATTTTCAAATGTAAGTGGGTTAATAGTAACAATGGCGTACAAACTGATGAATTAGGATTTACATTGGTGGACTTGGATAAGGTAGGATATAAGGAAGAACCTTTCATCATGGCAGCTCAAGCAATCCAAGTGTTTTATGTAAAGGATCCCTCAAACAATAGGTGGTCTGTTGTCCTCCAAAGAAACACAAATGATGATTCAACTCTAGACGTTGATCACAATACTTCTTTTTCAACACGAAGGCCTTCTTTtaatgatgaaaatgaagttgATGATGTTTATGCCACTCGTAATGATCATCAAGAAGGGATTTTAGAATAAAACAGTGAAGATTACTTTGTTCTTGTGCTGTAGCTGAGTTGTACTCTGAAAATTACAGTATATATATAGCTCAGTTTTGATCTGAAAATTACAGTATATATATAGCTGAGTTATTGTTATAATTGAAAATAACAGTATATATATAGTTCAGTTTTGATGCCAATGTCAATAATCTTGTTCAGTTTTGTTGAAGATATTGCTGATTTTGATCTTGTTGATATAAATGCACTACAATATACTCTTGCagctttttgttgttgttgttgttgttaaactGAGCTGCTGTACTGTATAGAAAATTGAGTGATTCATAAGGTTTTACATATAGGAATGCTTTAGTTACATATAGGAATTCTGTAACGATTTGAATGTGAGAgtcagtattcaaatgcttccaaTTTGTATTCCAATTTGTTGGTTTTCTATAAGGATTTATGCTGAGTTAATGAAAAATGCCCTGTTGATATTCAAATACATAGCTGGTGTACTGTAAATGCAGAGTTATGAGAATCTGTTTtgacattttctttctttcttgaatctgTTTTTCTATCTAAACAGGCATTATGGTTAAACCATCCCGCTCTTCTCCAAGAATAAAGAAGACTCAAGGTATGACAGGCCATACAAagatctttgtgatattcaatatatatatatatatatatgtttaatttCCTTgtgcttttttgttgttgttgttgttgttaaactGAGCTGCTGTACTATATAGAAAATTGAGTGATTCATAAGGTTTTACATATAGGAATGCTTTAGTTACATATAGGAATTCTGTAACGATTTGAATGTGAGAgtcagtattcaaatgcttccaaTTTGTATTCCAATTTGTTGGTTTTCTATAAGGATTTATGCTGAGTTAATGAAAAATGCCCTGTTGATATTCAAATACATAGCTGCTGTACTGTAAATGCAGAGTTATGAGAATCTGTTTtgacattttctttctttcttgaatctgTTTTTCTATCTACACAAACATCGTGGCTAAACCATCCCGCTCTTCTCCAAGAATAAAGAAGACTAAAGGTGTGACGTCATTGCTACGTTTCGTTGCCAAACTTCGTGATGGTGAGAAATATGCGATTGATTTTGATCGGGATACTTTCCAACCTATTGGTCAGTATGCTGCGAAGTTCAAGAGTTATTTGTCATTCGTTGCACGTAGCAAGGTTAATATAAATGAAGAGAAATGGAAAAACCTACCCGAAAACTTGAAGAGAGCGATATGGAATGATATCACGGTATGTAATTGTAATTAATTCTTAATAATTTATTATCTATAATTGTTTCAATTACTAACACTTCTAATGCTTTGTAGGATAAGTTCACTTGCCCCCCCGATGATGAAGATAATAAGAAATTTAAGAAGCATTGGTTTGTATATATGGGGGAACGGATGAAGCAATTTAAGACATTGCTATCTAATGTTTATATATTTGGGGAAGGCGATAAAGATGGCAATACAACGCCATTTGAAAAGTATAAGTTCATCGACCCAGCAGATTGGGAGTCGTTTGTCCAAAATCGAAAAACAAAAGAATTCCAAGTTAGTtaaatttatagattttttttatgttatctaAATTAATTTGCTTGTTGACACTTAATTTAGAACGACATGAGGTGTGGTTGATGGCTCGGCAGAGGCCATCTGGAGATTTTACATCCGAGGCAACAAATTTAGTAGCTTCCATGGTTGTAAGTATTAAAAAGTTCTTTCTAAATTTCAATTTCAAGTATTAAAAAGTTCTTTctaaatttcaatttcatttataACTTAATATTCATTTTATATCATGTGtatggattttgacattttagggtGATTTAGTGGAAAAGAGTACGCAAGGCGATATTCAATTTGAAGAACGAGAAGACATATTAACTATTGCACTTGGGTCAAGTGAACGTCCCGGTCGGATCCGCACTGGGGTGTGGGCTTTAAGAAGTACTTTGGAAAAAGTTCAAACTCCAACTTAAAAGCTGTCACACAAGATGACCTCCAAGCCTTAGTGCAAAAGCTAAATGATGATTATCAAGATAGATTACAGAAAGAGCTCCAAAAACAAAGAATAGAGCTCCAAAAACACATGAAAATTGAGATGGATGATGAGAGAGCTAAGCTCCAAAAAGAAATGAAACTCCTTCAAGAGATGCAATTAGAACTCCGCCCTAAGAGTACTAAAGAGGTACCTCGTGTTTTCTGCGTTTTATCTTAAGTGCTTCAGACTTTTAGTGAAATTTTTCTATTCAGTTTTTTGGTCCTTTGCATGTGTGTTTGTTAGTTGTGTGTGCATTAAAATCTGTGAGATCTGTGAGTATGAGTTGTTAATCTGTGAGTATGTAAATAAGTGATTATCTAACTAGAAAAATCTGAGTTCTGAGATGTATTATTGTAGCAAATAAGTGATTATCTAACTAGAAAATTCACAGTTGAACCTTTTATTGGTAGCAGTAGTTTCAGAAGTATTATTGAACTAGTTGGTAACACGGTGGGAACTTCTAGTATTAATTAAGTGAGTATTAGTGACATGGCAGTACAAGGTTGAGATTGTTAACTGTTTCCTGATTATATGGAGTTGATGTTGATTGAGGGGTATTTTAAGAATTGAGAAACTAGTTTGAGTAGCTTCCTATATGAGCCTAGTTCTGTGGCAGATTTGAGGTACTGTCCCTATCTGCAATTCCTTCATTAATCATCAATAATATACAATCTCTTGatcatttatgtttttttttgtcaTGGTCTCTGCACACTGTAGAATTAGATTGTGATACAGATtctcattcattcattcaaaaacCTGATGAATGATGCAGATATAGATGGCATCTTAATTAGGACTTGTGTGGTTGATACATGAATAAATAAATGCATGTGTACTGTCATTACCAACTAGGCTCATCCAAGTTTCGGCACATTAATCTTTTTATTCTTCATTCATAAATAATGCTTAGGTCTGATCTTTGATTGAAGTATCCATGGTTGCCACTGCTAGTCTTCCATATTACAATTTCTCTGTTTATTTTTCATGCAAATTTATATGATTCTGAGTTTGAGCCAGCTAGGGGCACTAAACGCTATTGTTCATGGCAATAGTTCACTACGCCAGAATTGATTTTAGACAACACTACATAGACAACGCTTTTTTTccaaagcgctgctataagttttttaaaaaataaaatattaaaacttgagaaaaagcgctgctaaaggatTAGTATAGAAAGCGCTttaaaaaagcgctgctataggtcaTTTAGACTGCATTATATTGGCAGCGATTTTTTCCCAtaagcgctgctataggtataaaaaaaattaaaaaaaattaaattttagaaaaaGCGCTGCTTAAGCtaactttagacagcgcttttgaaaagcgctgctgCCTTAGGTGAATAATttctaaaaactttttcaaaacaactaaAATAATTAGAAAGCGCCGTACGAATAAATCAGTTCTTCTCAAACtcataaaccctaaaatcccaTACGAACTTCCGCTCCCATTAATTTCATCCTCTCAAACTCTCAATCCCTAAAATCCCAAATCGAGCTTCTTCGACGTTACTGCCTTTGTCATCGAGAGGGAAAATCACAATTCTAAAATCCAAGTTCATAATTCCAGAATCATCACCTCAACTTGCCACCACAGCCACAACCAGGTtcttctctcactctctctaGCTTTCATCGTTTGAGTATCACCGAATCTCGTTTTGCGAAAATTCAAAACCGTTTGTTCACTGAGATAACCCTAACAAATCAGAATCAGTTTAGCTTTTTTTATTCGTGTATATGTTTGCGGTATAGATCTAATTTTGAGGATTGCTTGATATGAATTTCAAcatttgttgttgttggaaattgTTGTTTGCTGAACAATTACTTGAACAATTTGTTGATTGTGAGTTAAATTTTTGGAGACCGAAATGGTGGTTTGTCGGTGATTTGTCTCTGTTACCAGCCTCTCATAGTTGAAAATAGTTCAAGTGTTTGCTATACTTTTTCATTGAATTTGgatttaatgtattttttattggTTTGATTTGCAGATAGTAGTGACTCTAGGCTctgaaatatattatataatataatagcGTGAGAGTTAGGGGTAATCAGAGAGTTTGTAACAATAGTTTAAGATGAAAAAGGGTAGAAAGGCTTACAAAGTTCTTGAAATTCATCAATAATAACATTAGTGGTTTCTGAGAATTCTGGAAAATTGGCAAATAAAAACTTCTCATCATGTTGTAATTCAGAAAATAATTGAGAAAAATAAGTGGAAGTGGGGAAATTGATAAAATTTCAGCAGTAATTTGGTGGTGACTTTATACGTGTACATATATATTGTCTCTTTATTAGGGATTTTAGGTGAGTATAAGATAGGTAATATGGGAACATTGAATCAAGATTTAAAGGCGATATCaaagaaatgaagaaaaaataaaccAGAAACAGAAAAAGGACTAACAGATAGGTCATTGGTTATGTTGGAAATCTCTTCCTTGGCTTTCTTGTAGACCCAAAAACTTCCAAGTTTAGTCATAGCTTTATCCATCTATTTCCTTCTAAGTTTTTCTTgcggaaagaaaagaaaatgaaaatggtGTTTAACCACTTAGAGACAAttagtgtatgtgtgtgtgtcaCTATCTTGTATGGTAAAGAAGACAACTCAGAACGTACAAATCTCTGCAATACAAATTGTTTTGCATTTGTGGAAGCGGCTGAAAAACTAGGTATTCCAAGGCTTTACTATTACAGCTCAAGCTATTTCTCCAACTGTGCATCTCATTTTATCATAAAGTTTAGACCTCATGATGATTTAGTTTCTGATACACAAAAGTTTTCCATTCCTTGTGTGCCTCATACCATTGAGATGACACCTTTGTTGCTAGCTGATTGGATTAGGACTAAGAACTCAGCAACAGGCTCTTTCGGTGCAATATTTGAATCGGAGAAAAGAAGCTATGGAACACTATACAATAGTTTTCATGAACTTGAAAGTGATTATGAGAATCTTAATAAAACTACTATAGGAATCAAATCTTGGAGTGTGGAGCCAGTTTC
This window encodes:
- the LOC131632750 gene encoding uncharacterized protein LOC131632750; translation: MDRSWMQKKGSSEEYKKGVLEFLTFAETNLPKSNGRFHCPCAKCVNIAPLNANIVWDHLIVNGICQNYTKWIWHGELSDAPMASLREEFDIEASDYLEEMIRDIGQDSFQRAHVHDTLCNDNKVPLYPDCKNFTRLSVVLRLFNLKAINSWTDKSFTQLLELLKEMLPDENTLPDRVYDAKKILCPMGMEYKKIHACPNDCILYWKDNEEKEKCPKCMTSRYKKKGDDESCDVTTKGPPAKVLWYLPIIPRFKRLFANLNDAKNIRWHAEERNCDGKIRHPADSLQWKKVDTLFPDFGNEPRNLRLGLSTDGMNPYGSLSSNHTSWPVLLIIYNLSPWLCMKRKHIMLSMMISGPKQPGNDIDVYLSPLIDDLRKLWDEGIDVFDSFSNETFKLRAMLFCTINDFPAYGNLSGYKVKGHKACPICEKDTCYHQLEKGKKTVYLGHRRFLKRNHPYRRLKKAFNGYQEYKVAPKALTGEEVYHRVRNISVSFGKKQKKVTNSNIWKKRSVFFDLPYWSSLDVRHCIDVMHVEKNVCDSVIGTLLNIQGKTKDGLNSRLDMVNMKIREELAPEPRGTKMYLPPACHTLLKEEKIRFCECLQGVKVPNGYSSNVKSLVSIQDLKLIGLKSHDCHILMQQLLPVAIRGILPKNVRHAITRLCFFFNDICNKVIDPDKLDEMENESIVILCQLEMFFPPSFFDIMVHLIVHLVREIKVCGPVYLRWMYPFERYMKILKSYVKNHYRPEASIVERYITEEAIEFCTEYLSHAKPVGLPKSRHDGRCDGKGTHLKVKHMGEGEVFKAHLYILNNTDEVQPYLSTHKTIVKAKNPRMSEKWVLKEHNNTFSKWFKTKIMNDNNASDTLKFLAYEPSFNVLCWGGYDINKFSFSTKSQDDKSTMQNSGVMIMASSMHFSSSKDKNPILASIAYFGVIEEIWELNYVKFKVPIFKCKWVNSNNGVQTDELGFTLVDLDKVGYKEEPFIMAAQAIQVFYVKDPSNNRWSVVLQRNTNDDSTLDVDHNTSFSTRRPSFNDENEVDDVYATRNDHQEGILE